In one window of uncultured Acetobacteroides sp. DNA:
- the ruvC gene encoding crossover junction endodeoxyribonuclease RuvC, with product MNKDEKIILGIDPGTNLMGYGVIAVKGQNAKLVCMGVIDLKKLGDHYIKLAKIFEKVTSIIDQYHPDELAIEAPFFGKNVQSMLKLGRAQGVAMAACLARQIPIFEYSPRKVKMSITGQGTSSKEQVAAMLKSILKEKELPQSTFDATDALGIAVCHFFQSNKPTVDASFNSWTDFISKNPKRVK from the coding sequence ATGAATAAGGATGAAAAAATAATACTTGGCATTGATCCAGGTACCAACCTGATGGGATATGGTGTTATTGCAGTAAAAGGGCAGAATGCGAAACTAGTGTGTATGGGGGTGATAGACCTAAAAAAACTAGGAGATCACTACATAAAGTTGGCAAAGATATTTGAAAAAGTAACCTCCATAATAGACCAATACCACCCAGACGAACTTGCAATAGAAGCTCCCTTCTTCGGAAAAAACGTTCAGTCGATGCTGAAGTTAGGAAGGGCGCAAGGTGTTGCCATGGCAGCCTGCCTTGCCCGACAGATTCCTATCTTTGAGTATTCCCCCCGAAAGGTCAAAATGTCCATCACAGGACAAGGCACTTCGTCGAAGGAACAAGTTGCGGCCATGCTAAAAAGCATTTTAAAGGAAAAGGAGCTGCCACAATCGACCTTTGACGCAACCGATGCATTAGGAATTGCGGTTTGCCACTTCTTTCAATCAAACAAACCAACCGTTGATGCATCATTTAACAGCTGGACGGACTTCATCAGCAAAAACCCCAAACGAGTAAAATAG
- a CDS encoding DUF4254 domain-containing protein: MEFSALCNKLFDQCVDNYHIADDVDSVFENPYEPQTIENILYLKNRIDAVQWHLEDIIRDPNIDPIEALALKRRIDKSNQDRTDLVEMIDSYFLEKYAHIKPLQDTVINTESPAWAIDRLSILALKIYHMQQEVNRTDSDAAHLEQCSNKLRILLEQRVDLSSAIDQLIDDIESGRRYMKVYKQMKMYNDPSLNPILYGKK; this comes from the coding sequence ATGGAATTTAGTGCTTTATGCAACAAACTATTTGACCAATGCGTTGACAACTATCACATTGCCGACGATGTTGATAGCGTTTTTGAAAACCCTTATGAGCCACAAACTATCGAGAACATCTTATACTTGAAAAACAGAATTGATGCTGTACAGTGGCACCTTGAGGATATCATTCGCGACCCCAACATCGATCCCATTGAAGCGCTTGCCTTAAAACGCAGAATAGACAAGTCGAATCAGGATCGTACCGACTTGGTAGAAATGATTGACAGCTACTTCCTTGAGAAATACGCTCACATCAAACCTCTCCAGGATACTGTAATTAATACAGAGAGCCCTGCTTGGGCTATCGACAGATTATCAATCCTTGCTCTTAAGATTTACCACATGCAACAGGAGGTAAACCGCACCGACAGCGATGCTGCTCACTTAGAGCAATGCTCCAATAAGCTTCGAATTCTACTAGAGCAGAGAGTGGATCTCTCTTCGGCGATAGACCAACTTATTGATGATATCGAATCAGGTCGTCGCTACATGAAGGTATACAAGCAGATGAAAATGTATAACGATCCATCGCTTAATCCAATCCTTTACGGAAAGAAATAA
- a CDS encoding DUF4286 family protein, whose protein sequence is MPGFIINTTFSVDKTVNQPWLKWIQKDFIPFVQNSGICKSHLLSRVMLQGGEDDFTYSLQIRITDPQQSLLYDSLCHSALEKQLPEIFPNTVYYFKTVLKIIE, encoded by the coding sequence ATGCCAGGATTTATCATTAACACAACCTTTAGCGTCGACAAAACTGTCAATCAGCCATGGCTCAAATGGATTCAAAAGGATTTCATCCCATTTGTCCAGAACTCGGGGATATGCAAGAGTCATCTTCTTAGCAGGGTGATGCTTCAAGGGGGAGAAGATGATTTCACCTATTCCCTTCAAATCAGAATAACAGATCCTCAACAAAGTCTTCTTTACGATTCGCTTTGCCATTCAGCACTCGAAAAACAACTTCCTGAAATATTTCCTAACACGGTATACTACTTTAAAACTGTTCTTAAAATCATTGAGTAG
- a CDS encoding glycosyltransferase family 9 protein, protein MISKPAKILVIRLSALGDVAMTIPVIHSIAKQHPNVEITFISKPWVKPLFENTGVRFIGADIRKGRKGVIDFFRFFSMLRKMEKWDVVIDLHDVIFSKFLRKLFRLYQVPVVKINKGRQEKKELTQYPKKEFKQLATTFERYVDTLKRAGLPISVEFDTIFPTQTELTPDIVDLLGNKNAKWIGIAPFAQHKGKVYPPEKMEEVVQHFNQKDGVKIILFGGGKAEEAALKVWETKYDNAISVAGKIRLGQELLVMDYLDVMVSMDSANMHLASLTATPVVSIWGATHPYAGFYGWKQPVDNIIQLDLSCRPCSVYGNKECMWGDYRCMNDIKPETIIRKIEEIIYSQE, encoded by the coding sequence ATGATTTCTAAACCAGCTAAGATTCTTGTTATTCGTCTATCAGCACTAGGCGATGTAGCAATGACTATACCTGTTATTCACTCTATAGCAAAGCAGCATCCCAATGTAGAAATTACGTTTATTTCTAAGCCTTGGGTAAAACCGCTATTTGAAAACACTGGCGTTAGGTTCATTGGAGCAGATATCAGAAAAGGACGAAAAGGAGTAATAGATTTCTTTCGCTTCTTTTCCATGCTGCGCAAAATGGAGAAGTGGGATGTTGTCATCGACCTTCACGATGTTATATTCTCGAAGTTCCTCAGAAAGCTATTCCGCTTGTACCAAGTTCCTGTTGTTAAAATCAACAAGGGCCGTCAGGAAAAGAAAGAGCTAACGCAGTACCCTAAAAAAGAGTTTAAGCAGTTGGCAACAACCTTTGAGCGCTATGTTGACACGCTAAAACGAGCAGGACTCCCAATAAGCGTCGAGTTTGACACTATTTTCCCAACCCAAACGGAACTTACTCCAGACATCGTAGACCTACTCGGCAATAAAAATGCCAAGTGGATAGGAATTGCTCCTTTTGCTCAACATAAAGGGAAGGTTTACCCACCGGAGAAGATGGAGGAGGTTGTCCAACACTTCAACCAAAAGGATGGGGTGAAGATTATTCTTTTTGGAGGAGGAAAGGCTGAAGAAGCAGCACTAAAGGTTTGGGAGACTAAGTACGACAATGCCATTTCGGTTGCCGGTAAGATTCGTCTAGGACAGGAGTTATTGGTTATGGATTATCTGGATGTAATGGTATCCATGGACTCCGCCAACATGCATTTAGCATCGCTCACAGCAACCCCTGTAGTTTCGATATGGGGAGCAACCCATCCATACGCTGGCTTTTACGGTTGGAAACAGCCTGTCGATAATATCATTCAACTCGATTTAAGCTGCCGCCCATGTTCGGTATACGGCAATAAAGAGTGTATGTGGGGCGATTACCGCTGCATGAACGACATTAAACCTGAGACGATAATTAGGAAAATAGAGGAGATTATTTACTCGCAAGAATAA
- a CDS encoding bifunctional nuclease domain-containing protein: protein MQKVKLNVLGISYSQTQSGAYALVLSEEGGQRRIPIIIGGFEAQSIAIHLEGLTPPRPLTHDLFLSFSKLFNIELLEVNIYRLEDGVFYSQLVCFNGEKEEVIDSRTSDAIALALRFKCPIFTTPDIVDRAGVYIEEEEGETEESADSGEAVFEEHSTFDESEFKSLNIDSLNTLLKEAVDLEDYERASHIRDEIQRRKDENL, encoded by the coding sequence ATGCAAAAGGTAAAGTTAAACGTGCTCGGAATATCTTATAGTCAAACGCAGTCAGGCGCGTATGCGCTTGTGCTTTCCGAAGAAGGAGGACAAAGACGTATTCCTATTATTATTGGAGGTTTTGAGGCTCAGTCTATTGCTATTCATCTAGAAGGGCTTACTCCTCCACGTCCCTTAACTCACGATCTGTTTCTTTCATTCTCAAAGTTGTTTAACATAGAACTTCTGGAGGTAAACATTTATCGTTTAGAGGATGGGGTGTTTTATTCGCAGCTTGTTTGCTTTAACGGCGAAAAGGAGGAGGTAATAGATTCGCGTACAAGTGATGCAATAGCTCTTGCGCTTCGCTTTAAGTGTCCCATATTCACAACTCCAGATATTGTAGATAGGGCTGGTGTGTACATTGAAGAAGAAGAGGGCGAAACAGAGGAATCTGCCGATTCTGGTGAGGCTGTTTTTGAAGAACATTCGACTTTTGATGAGTCAGAGTTTAAATCGTTAAATATTGACTCTCTAAACACCCTACTTAAGGAAGCTGTTGATCTCGAAGATTATGAGCGAGCCTCCCATATTAGAGATGAGATTCAACGGAGAAAAGACGAAAACCTATAG
- the ribF gene encoding riboflavin biosynthesis protein RibF, which translates to MKIYRPFEKEVPTRGVITLGFFDGVHIGHQAILRKVKADAKELDANPLVLTLWPHPRIVLGKNDDELLLINTLDEKTSLIARNGLEHFVVIPFTTELSNLSAEDFFKTFFVDWLKIRKLIVGYDHHIGKNGTGDFTTMQRLGLKFEVEVEKVEAQTHESISISSTKIRNLILLGDVSKASKYLGYNYFLTGIVEKGFQVGRKIGFPTANIRVLEKHKIIPADGVYAVKVLIDGLVLNGMLNIGYRPTISKDQHKTIEVNIFNFDSSIYGSTISIQFVSRIRNEMKFEGIEVLKKQLEQDRNAALQILSSDRI; encoded by the coding sequence ATGAAGATATATAGACCATTTGAGAAAGAAGTTCCTACGCGAGGCGTAATTACTCTAGGCTTTTTCGATGGTGTACATATTGGACATCAAGCTATTCTACGAAAGGTTAAAGCAGATGCAAAAGAACTAGATGCAAATCCACTAGTCCTGACTCTTTGGCCACACCCAAGAATAGTGCTTGGCAAGAATGATGATGAACTCCTGCTAATCAACACACTCGATGAAAAGACCAGCCTTATAGCCCGTAATGGACTTGAGCACTTCGTGGTAATACCATTCACCACCGAACTCTCCAACTTATCTGCTGAGGATTTTTTTAAAACGTTCTTTGTCGATTGGTTAAAGATCAGGAAGCTAATTGTTGGCTACGACCACCATATTGGAAAAAATGGCACAGGCGATTTTACTACCATGCAAAGATTGGGACTCAAGTTCGAAGTTGAAGTCGAGAAAGTTGAAGCCCAAACGCATGAAAGCATAAGCATTAGTTCAACAAAAATTAGAAACCTTATTTTACTTGGCGACGTCAGCAAAGCATCGAAATACCTTGGATACAACTATTTTTTAACTGGAATAGTTGAAAAAGGCTTTCAAGTAGGCCGCAAGATAGGCTTTCCAACAGCAAATATTAGGGTTCTCGAAAAGCACAAGATAATTCCAGCCGATGGTGTTTATGCCGTTAAAGTTTTAATTGACGGGCTAGTTCTCAACGGCATGCTTAATATCGGATATCGTCCAACCATTAGCAAGGATCAGCACAAAACCATAGAGGTCAACATTTTCAATTTTGACAGTTCAATTTATGGCAGCACCATCAGCATTCAGTTCGTAAGCCGAATCCGAAACGAAATGAAATTTGAAGGAATTGAGGTACTCAAAAAGCAATTAGAACAGGACAGGAATGCTGCTCTTCAAATTCTATCGTCCGACAGAATTTAA
- a CDS encoding TlpA disulfide reductase family protein produces MRKLVLLIVAVIALTSCSRNSAKIKGEFTNFGGKTVYLEKLGVGTSEVVDSVVASKDGLFKFNIKFEKDQEPTFYLVKVDGNNFVTLFVERGETINLTGDAKRLEGTYAVKGSKASEDIRTLSNLLNTTITSLDSLNQLHANPSDSIEYKMGKVFVTCKREFIKYLITNPKSMASIYAIYAQLPGSTGIFGSLDDLNYFKLLSDSLSTSYPKSPYVISLKKHYKQMENEALIGDIMATKKVETVGIPEISLRNQYGKLMKLSSLKGKVVLLDFWDPANQESLEGNLGLVKIYEKYKSKGFEIYQVSLATKAPWVAAVQRQKLQWICVSDFLGSNSPAATVYNVKAIPANFLINRNGDLVGRDMFGNDLESQIIKALK; encoded by the coding sequence ATGAGAAAATTAGTTTTACTAATCGTTGCTGTTATTGCACTAACCTCTTGTTCTCGGAATAGCGCTAAAATTAAAGGAGAGTTTACCAACTTTGGAGGTAAAACCGTTTACCTCGAAAAACTGGGGGTTGGTACATCGGAGGTTGTCGATTCTGTGGTGGCATCCAAAGATGGATTGTTTAAGTTTAATATTAAGTTTGAAAAGGATCAGGAGCCGACCTTTTATCTTGTAAAAGTAGATGGAAATAATTTTGTTACCCTTTTCGTAGAGCGAGGGGAAACGATAAACCTTACTGGTGATGCTAAACGACTAGAAGGAACATACGCTGTTAAGGGCTCGAAGGCATCTGAAGATATACGGACGCTATCAAATTTATTGAACACAACAATAACATCACTTGATTCGTTGAATCAGCTACATGCTAACCCTTCGGATTCTATAGAGTATAAAATGGGTAAGGTATTTGTAACCTGCAAGCGAGAGTTTATAAAATACTTGATTACCAATCCTAAGAGCATGGCTAGCATTTATGCTATTTACGCACAACTTCCAGGTAGTACCGGCATTTTTGGGTCTCTCGATGATTTGAATTACTTTAAATTGCTGTCTGATTCTCTTTCAACCAGCTACCCTAAGTCTCCTTACGTGATATCGCTTAAGAAACACTATAAGCAGATGGAGAACGAGGCGCTTATTGGAGATATAATGGCTACGAAGAAGGTGGAAACGGTTGGTATCCCTGAGATATCACTTAGGAACCAGTACGGAAAACTAATGAAGCTCTCGTCGCTTAAGGGAAAGGTTGTTCTTCTTGACTTTTGGGATCCTGCCAATCAGGAATCGTTGGAAGGTAACTTGGGATTGGTTAAGATCTACGAAAAGTATAAATCAAAAGGATTTGAGATTTATCAGGTTTCGTTGGCTACAAAGGCTCCTTGGGTTGCCGCTGTTCAGCGTCAGAAACTTCAGTGGATTTGTGTTTCGGACTTTCTTGGGTCGAACTCGCCTGCTGCAACGGTTTACAATGTAAAAGCTATACCCGCGAACTTCCTTATTAATAGGAATGGCGATTTGGTAGGACGTGACATGTTTGGCAACGATCTCGAATCGCAAATTATCAAAGCGTTAAAATAG
- the rplU gene encoding 50S ribosomal protein L21, whose amino-acid sequence MYAIVEIAGQQFKVQKDQKLYVNRLKGDEGTQVSFDRVLLVDNDGQVKIGAPAVEGAKVNAKIISHLKGDKIIVFKKKRRKGYKKCNGHRSYLSQILVEDIIA is encoded by the coding sequence ATGTACGCAATCGTAGAAATCGCAGGACAGCAGTTCAAAGTACAAAAAGATCAGAAGCTTTATGTTAACCGTCTAAAGGGTGACGAAGGAACCCAAGTAAGCTTCGATCGTGTACTGCTAGTCGACAATGACGGACAGGTTAAGATTGGTGCACCTGCAGTAGAAGGCGCCAAAGTAAACGCTAAAATCATTTCTCACCTTAAGGGCGATAAGATTATCGTATTTAAGAAGAAGAGGAGAAAAGGTTATAAAAAGTGCAACGGTCACCGTTCGTACCTTTCTCAGATTTTGGTAGAAGATATTATTGCGTAA
- the serS gene encoding serine--tRNA ligase, whose amino-acid sequence MLTLKQIREDKDLSIKRLTTKGFDASATIDEIIALDDERKAIQAKVDADLAEMNNISRQIGVMFSQGKQLEANTLKQKTLDMKEATKGMQVRLSEVEQQLEQKIVLLPNFPSELVPEGKTPSDNVVVRQSGDIPNLDKATALPHWELAKKYDIIDFELGVKLTGAGFPVYKGQGAKLQRALISFFLDENTSAGYTEVMPPLMVNEASGFGTGQLPDKEGQMYHATIDNFYLIPTAEVPVTNIFRDVILNSKELPIKMTAYTPCFRREAGSYGKDVRGLNRLHQFDKVEIVQIAHPNESYKTLDGMVAHVENIVKKLGLPYRILRLCGGDMSFTSALTYDFEVYSAAQERWLEVSSVSNFEGFQANRLKLRFKEDGEKKTQLAHTLNGSSLALPRIVAALLENNQTEKGIRIPEVLQPYTGFEYIC is encoded by the coding sequence ATGCTAACCCTCAAGCAAATTAGAGAAGACAAGGATCTATCCATTAAACGCCTTACCACAAAAGGCTTTGATGCTTCTGCAACTATCGATGAGATTATTGCGCTAGACGATGAGCGCAAGGCTATTCAAGCAAAGGTTGATGCCGACCTTGCCGAAATGAACAACATATCGCGCCAAATTGGAGTAATGTTCAGCCAAGGAAAGCAGCTAGAGGCCAACACCCTTAAGCAGAAAACCCTTGACATGAAAGAAGCCACCAAAGGAATGCAGGTAAGACTATCGGAAGTTGAGCAACAACTCGAACAGAAGATTGTTCTTCTGCCTAATTTCCCTAGCGAATTAGTTCCTGAAGGGAAGACTCCATCCGACAACGTTGTGGTACGCCAAAGTGGAGACATCCCTAACTTAGACAAAGCAACGGCATTGCCACACTGGGAACTTGCAAAAAAATACGATATCATCGACTTTGAACTTGGGGTTAAACTCACCGGCGCAGGATTTCCTGTTTACAAAGGCCAGGGAGCAAAACTGCAGAGAGCACTAATCTCCTTCTTCCTCGATGAAAATACGTCTGCAGGATATACCGAGGTTATGCCTCCTCTTATGGTTAACGAAGCATCTGGTTTTGGCACAGGTCAACTTCCCGACAAAGAAGGCCAGATGTACCACGCTACTATTGATAACTTTTACCTAATTCCAACTGCAGAGGTTCCTGTAACCAACATCTTCCGCGATGTAATTTTAAACAGCAAAGAACTACCCATAAAGATGACTGCCTACACCCCATGCTTCCGCCGTGAGGCCGGATCGTACGGCAAGGATGTTCGTGGGCTGAACCGTCTTCACCAATTTGACAAGGTAGAAATTGTTCAGATTGCCCACCCCAATGAGTCGTATAAAACACTCGACGGAATGGTTGCTCACGTTGAGAACATCGTAAAAAAACTAGGTCTACCCTACCGTATACTTAGGCTTTGCGGTGGAGACATGAGTTTCACCTCGGCCCTCACCTACGATTTTGAAGTTTACTCCGCAGCACAGGAACGTTGGTTGGAGGTTTCATCAGTTTCTAACTTTGAAGGATTCCAAGCAAATCGTCTTAAACTTCGCTTCAAAGAAGATGGAGAGAAGAAGACACAACTTGCGCACACTCTTAACGGAAGTTCGTTGGCTTTACCCCGTATTGTTGCAGCGCTTCTCGAAAACAACCAAACAGAGAAAGGCATTAGAATCCCCGAAGTTCTTCAGCCATACACCGGTTTTGAGTACATTTGCTAA
- a CDS encoding HIT family protein, which yields MASIFTRIINGEIPSYKVAEDDRYYAFLDISPMTKGHTLVVPKVEVDYLFDLDPQVLADMTVFAQKVANGIKAVMPCKRVGVAVLGMEVPHAHIHLVPISKESDLDFRKEKLKLSPEEFADIAKAIAENIK from the coding sequence ATGGCATCGATTTTTACAAGAATTATCAATGGCGAGATCCCCAGCTACAAGGTAGCAGAGGACGATCGCTACTATGCATTTCTCGACATCTCTCCAATGACAAAGGGGCATACCTTGGTTGTTCCCAAGGTGGAGGTCGATTATCTTTTCGATCTTGATCCCCAAGTATTGGCAGATATGACCGTCTTTGCGCAAAAAGTAGCAAACGGAATTAAAGCAGTTATGCCTTGTAAAAGAGTAGGGGTGGCTGTTTTGGGAATGGAGGTGCCCCATGCACATATCCATTTGGTGCCTATTAGCAAGGAGTCCGATCTCGATTTCCGTAAAGAGAAGCTGAAGCTCTCACCCGAAGAGTTTGCCGACATCGCTAAAGCAATTGCCGAAAACATAAAGTAA
- a CDS encoding TlpA disulfide reductase family protein: protein MRKEMYKHIIYVFAALLLFASCSSRNKANTIVSGLATDYSGRTIYISKVLPSKRVLVDSALVDTLGNFAFRLTLVNPDFFEISDKPNKSGIVIIASPSERIEVNLPRGASWNVADVKGASGFNQLKILSDSLCNLRGRLHSIQKQFDTLKYSYRYDSLRRVLKQSFNGHIANYRGFLRNFVVQNKGSLVSIPALYQRIDSASYMLNEKADLRFFLLTDSILYRKYPESAMVKAFHTRMQSVRYQLNNQKLNKESIAEGALAHEFNLKSLNGDTVSLTKLKGRYVLLSFWASWAKPSVAENGRLVEIYKKYKPYGFEIVQVSLDRNLNELSRAITPDMRQWKQCSEFRMWNSSIVKSYRVACIPSNFIINRQGIVVAKNVLGKNLFDTLRWYLVRPYLMRRDTTKTHASTLENTSDQ, encoded by the coding sequence ATGAGAAAAGAAATGTACAAGCACATTATATATGTATTTGCAGCTTTGTTGCTATTCGCTTCATGCAGTAGTAGGAATAAAGCAAATACCATAGTTAGCGGATTAGCAACAGATTACTCTGGCAGAACGATATATATATCGAAAGTTCTGCCTTCAAAGAGAGTGCTTGTTGACTCTGCGTTGGTTGATACTCTCGGAAACTTTGCGTTTAGGCTCACGCTTGTTAATCCCGATTTCTTTGAGATTTCCGATAAACCTAATAAAAGTGGAATTGTTATTATAGCTTCGCCTAGTGAGCGGATTGAGGTAAATTTACCCCGTGGCGCGAGCTGGAATGTTGCCGATGTAAAGGGGGCAAGTGGATTTAATCAGTTAAAAATCCTTAGCGATTCGCTCTGCAATCTTCGAGGACGTTTGCATTCAATTCAAAAACAGTTTGACACTTTAAAGTATAGCTATAGATATGATAGTTTGCGTCGAGTGTTAAAGCAATCTTTTAATGGGCATATAGCCAACTATCGTGGCTTTTTGCGAAACTTTGTAGTTCAGAACAAGGGATCTTTAGTCTCGATTCCTGCACTATACCAGCGTATTGATTCTGCTTCGTACATGCTTAACGAAAAGGCTGATTTGCGCTTCTTCTTATTGACTGATTCTATTCTTTACCGAAAGTATCCCGAAAGTGCCATGGTAAAGGCATTTCATACTAGGATGCAGTCAGTTCGATACCAATTGAATAATCAGAAACTGAATAAAGAGTCAATCGCAGAAGGTGCTTTGGCTCACGAGTTTAATCTTAAGTCGCTTAATGGTGATACTGTGTCGCTGACTAAGCTAAAAGGTCGGTATGTTCTTCTTAGCTTCTGGGCGTCATGGGCAAAGCCTTCGGTGGCTGAAAATGGTAGGCTGGTAGAGATTTATAAGAAGTATAAACCTTACGGTTTTGAGATAGTTCAGGTATCTCTTGATAGAAATTTGAATGAGTTAAGCAGGGCTATAACGCCCGATATGCGACAGTGGAAGCAATGCTCAGAATTTAGAATGTGGAATTCTTCCATTGTAAAAAGCTATCGGGTTGCTTGTATCCCTTCAAACTTTATTATTAATAGACAGGGAATTGTTGTTGCTAAAAATGTTCTGGGGAAAAATCTTTTTGATACCCTTCGCTGGTATTTGGTTAGACCGTACCTTATGAGACGTGATACAACTAAGACCCATGCCTCAACTTTAGAGAATACTTCAGACCAATAA
- the rpmA gene encoding 50S ribosomal protein L27: MAHKKGAGSSRNGRESESKRLGLKLFGGQTAKAGNIIVRQRGTRHYPGLNVGMGKDHTLFALVEGVVSFRKKDNKSFVNISPISAE; encoded by the coding sequence ATGGCTCACAAAAAAGGTGCCGGTAGTTCACGAAACGGTAGAGAATCGGAAAGTAAAAGACTAGGTCTTAAACTTTTCGGAGGTCAAACTGCAAAGGCTGGCAACATCATCGTGCGTCAAAGAGGTACAAGACATTACCCCGGCCTAAACGTAGGTATGGGTAAAGATCACACCCTATTTGCGCTTGTTGAAGGTGTTGTTTCTTTCAGAAAAAAAGACAACAAGTCATTCGTAAACATTTCTCCTATTTCAGCTGAGTAG